Proteins encoded by one window of Arachis hypogaea cultivar Tifrunner chromosome 1, arahy.Tifrunner.gnm2.J5K5, whole genome shotgun sequence:
- the LOC140172840 gene encoding SKP1-like protein 11, which produces MGSPPKKIMLCSSEKEIFNVEEQVMVQHSVIINNMIKDGSFNHEESKIPLDCVDSKTLKKIIEYCTHHTHHHNDNQKDLEAWDAQFLNVDPNTLYDLLMAANYLEIRNLLDLIYGTIKNMIKGKKIDEIRRIFNIKDHGFTPEEEEQNRKEYPHLY; this is translated from the exons aTGGGTTCGCCGCCGAAGAAGATCATGCTATGCAGTTCGGAAAAGGAGATTTTCAATGTGGAAGAACAAGTGATGGTGCAACATTCGGTGATCATAAACAACATGATCAAAGATGGGTCGTTTAACCATGAAGAGAGCAAGATTCCACTGGATTGCGTTGACTCCAAGACCCTCAAGAAGATCATCGAGTATTGTACGCACCACACTCACCACCACAACGACAACCAAAAAGATCTTGAGGCTTGGGATGCTCAATTTCTCAATGTTGATCCTAACACCCTTTATGATTTGTTGATG GCAGCAAATTATCTTGAGATTAGAAATCTCTTGGATCTGATATACGgaactataaaaaatatgataaaggGAAAGAAAATAGATGAGATACGCAGAATCTTCAACATCAAAGACCATGGCTTCACTCCTGAAGAGGAAGAACAAAATCGCAAGGAGTACCCACATCTTTATTAG